A genomic window from Vagococcus sp. CY52-2 includes:
- a CDS encoding sigma-70 family RNA polymerase sigma factor, producing the protein MKNHKSDKEFFEYLYEIYEQKIFYQALSVLNNKEQAEDITQEVFEQLYSDLESIKKFDDLHLKKFIIKITKNKSIDLYRKNNTQIKYLENYKTKKDKHEEDNNVNDYVDKMISEQEILDISKQLKEPYLHVFLYRVYYGLSNKEIAKIMDSKEATIRKQFERAISMVKNVIGGKKYGKE; encoded by the coding sequence ATGAAAAATCACAAATCAGATAAAGAATTTTTTGAATATTTATATGAGATTTATGAACAGAAAATATTTTATCAAGCTTTATCAGTATTGAATAATAAAGAGCAAGCAGAAGATATTACTCAAGAAGTTTTTGAACAATTATATTCAGATTTGGAAAGTATAAAAAAATTTGATGATCTACATTTAAAAAAATTTATTATCAAAATAACAAAGAATAAATCGATTGATTTGTATCGTAAAAACAATACTCAGATAAAATATCTTGAAAATTATAAAACTAAAAAGGATAAACATGAAGAAGATAATAATGTGAATGATTATGTGGATAAAATGATATCTGAACAGGAAATATTAGATATTAGTAAGCAATTAAAAGAACCATATCTTCATGTCTTTTTGTATAGAGTTTACTATGGATTATCAAATAAAGAGATAGCAAAAATAATGGATTCAAAAGAAGCAACTATACGAAAACAATTTGAGAGAGCTATAAGTATGGTGAAAAATGTGATTGGAGGGAAGAAATATGGGAAAGAATGA
- a CDS encoding multidrug efflux SMR transporter, giving the protein MDWIILIVAGLFEMFGVTMINRLSVQRIFSTGLLIILGFGVSLILLSIALKTIPMGTGYAIWTGIGVVGGSVIGMLFFGESKDWKRLLCIFIILLSAIGLKLIG; this is encoded by the coding sequence ATGGACTGGATTATTTTGATTGTAGCAGGTTTATTTGAAATGTTTGGGGTCACAATGATCAATCGTTTGTCTGTACAGCGCATATTCTCTACTGGATTACTTATTATTTTAGGATTTGGTGTGAGTTTAATATTACTTAGTATCGCATTGAAGACGATTCCTATGGGTACTGGATACGCCATTTGGACTGGTATTGGTGTTGTTGGTGGGTCGGTGATTGGTATGCTGTTTTTTGGCGAATCAAAAGATTGGAAACGTCTATTGTGTATCTTTATTATTCTATTATCAGCAATCGGATTAAAATTGATTGGATAA
- a CDS encoding flotillin family protein, protein MNLGIIAIGLVVFILIMLLIVFVSKYQTAKPDEALIISGSYLGNKNVHADNEGNRVKIVRGGGAFVLPVFQRSNRLSLLSSKLDVSTPDVYTEQGVPVMADGTSIIKIGSSVEEIATAAEQFLGKTREELENEAREVLEGHLRSILGSMTVEEIYQNRDKFSQSVQEVASVDLAKMGLVIVSFTIKEVRDKNGYLDSLGKPRIAQVKRDAEIAEAEASKETRIKKAQAEKESQEAELQRQTEIAEATKEKELKLAAYKQEQDIAKAKADQAYNLESAKAQQHVIEQEMEVKVIERQKQIELEEKEIQRRERQYDSEVKKKADADRYAKEQEALAEKATEVAEAEAQQFKVEAMAKANATQLRMEGQAEADAILAIGEAEAKAKEQIAEAFKQYGEAAVMSMIIEILPELVKQAAQPLGNIEKISVVDTGQGGDNSGANRVTNYATNLLASTQETLKETTGLNVKDMLESFVAKKSE, encoded by the coding sequence ATGAATTTAGGGATTATTGCGATTGGGCTTGTGGTGTTTATACTAATCATGCTATTGATTGTATTTGTTTCAAAATATCAAACAGCTAAACCAGATGAGGCATTGATTATTAGTGGGAGCTATTTAGGAAATAAAAATGTCCATGCTGACAATGAAGGAAATCGTGTCAAAATTGTACGTGGTGGTGGAGCATTTGTTTTACCAGTTTTCCAAAGAAGCAATCGTTTAAGTCTTTTATCAAGTAAATTAGATGTATCAACACCAGATGTTTATACTGAACAAGGTGTACCAGTTATGGCTGATGGGACATCCATTATTAAAATTGGCTCATCAGTTGAAGAAATCGCAACTGCAGCGGAACAATTTTTAGGAAAAACACGTGAAGAATTAGAAAATGAAGCCAGAGAAGTGTTAGAAGGACATTTACGTTCGATATTAGGTTCAATGACAGTAGAAGAAATTTATCAAAACCGAGATAAGTTCTCTCAAAGTGTGCAAGAAGTAGCCAGTGTAGATTTAGCTAAAATGGGACTTGTGATTGTGTCGTTTACTATTAAAGAAGTACGAGATAAAAATGGTTACCTTGATTCATTAGGAAAACCTCGTATTGCTCAAGTAAAACGTGATGCTGAAATTGCTGAAGCTGAAGCAAGCAAAGAAACACGTATTAAAAAAGCACAAGCGGAAAAAGAATCTCAAGAAGCAGAATTACAACGTCAGACAGAAATTGCTGAAGCAACGAAAGAAAAAGAATTAAAATTAGCTGCTTATAAGCAAGAACAAGATATTGCTAAAGCCAAAGCCGATCAAGCGTATAATTTAGAAAGTGCCAAAGCACAACAACACGTTATCGAACAAGAGATGGAAGTTAAAGTTATTGAGCGTCAAAAACAAATTGAATTAGAAGAAAAAGAAATTCAACGTCGTGAACGACAATACGACTCAGAAGTGAAGAAAAAAGCCGACGCGGATCGTTATGCTAAAGAACAAGAAGCCTTAGCAGAAAAAGCAACTGAAGTAGCTGAAGCCGAAGCACAACAATTTAAAGTGGAAGCAATGGCTAAAGCAAATGCTACTCAACTTAGAATGGAAGGGCAAGCTGAAGCGGATGCTATTCTAGCGATTGGTGAAGCCGAAGCCAAAGCGAAAGAACAAATTGCCGAAGCCTTTAAACAATACGGGGAAGCGGCTGTTATGAGTATGATTATTGAAATCTTACCTGAATTAGTGAAACAAGCAGCACAACCATTAGGAAATATCGAGAAAATTTCTGTTGTAGATACTGGTCAAGGTGGAGACAATAGTGGAGCGAATCGTGTCACAAATTATGCTACGAACCTTTTAGCTTCTACTCAAGAAACACTAAAAGAAACAACAGGGTTAAATGTTAAGGATATGTTAGAATCATTTGTTGCAAAAAAAAGTGAATAA
- a CDS encoding YncE family protein, with the protein MNKLSLTILTISLFFISACQSSKESEQKGVARQAEELKENYTDFYNLSYFPNIPNGDTYPVPGLKETIVPLLDKPGKKSVSQSMDPQGVTIAEDYLLISSYSHDDTHHSVVYVLDKNTHKYIKTIILKGHPHVGGITYDPIAKNIWVCSSTDSNKAELVAFSMDKLKAYNMEEHYEPIVYDQEITLDGIKRSSYVTYHDKALYVGYFSIDHKAILEKYLFNGKGVFDTTLKGKKELVDDDTTLSPEEKLHVGTQIQGITFYKNYMLLSRSYGDKNSKILVYELDDNDLFLEKDAIKMILAPPYLEQISVSGNKLYTIFESGTQRFRDKKGLTVVNYVVPLDMEKILE; encoded by the coding sequence ATGAACAAACTATCCTTAACTATCCTAACGATTTCATTATTTTTTATTAGTGCTTGCCAATCTTCTAAAGAATCAGAACAAAAAGGTGTCGCTAGACAAGCCGAAGAGCTAAAAGAAAACTATACCGATTTTTATAACTTAAGTTATTTCCCTAATATACCAAATGGTGATACCTATCCAGTACCTGGACTCAAGGAAACGATTGTTCCATTACTTGATAAACCTGGTAAAAAAAGTGTCAGTCAATCTATGGATCCACAAGGTGTAACGATTGCAGAGGATTATTTATTAATTTCATCTTATAGTCATGATGATACTCACCACTCTGTTGTCTATGTCCTAGATAAAAACACTCACAAATACATTAAAACCATTATTTTAAAAGGACATCCTCATGTAGGAGGTATTACCTATGATCCTATTGCAAAAAATATTTGGGTATGTTCTTCAACAGATTCTAATAAAGCTGAACTCGTGGCTTTTTCAATGGATAAATTAAAAGCATACAACATGGAAGAACATTATGAACCCATTGTCTATGACCAAGAAATCACATTAGATGGTATTAAACGGTCATCTTACGTCACTTATCATGATAAAGCCCTTTATGTTGGTTATTTCTCAATTGATCATAAAGCCATTTTAGAAAAATATTTATTTAATGGAAAAGGTGTATTTGATACAACATTAAAAGGAAAAAAAGAACTGGTAGATGATGATACAACTCTTTCTCCTGAAGAAAAATTACATGTTGGAACACAAATTCAGGGTATTACTTTTTATAAAAATTATATGCTTTTATCACGTTCTTACGGGGATAAAAACTCGAAAATACTTGTCTACGAATTAGATGACAATGATTTATTCCTTGAAAAAGATGCCATAAAAATGATATTAGCACCACCCTACTTAGAACAAATTTCCGTATCAGGTAACAAACTCTACACTATTTTTGAATCTGGTACGCAACGTTTCAGAGATAAAAAAGGGTTGACTGTTGTGAATTATGTCGTGCCATTGGATATGGAGAAAATATTAGAATGA
- a CDS encoding peptide chain release factor 3 produces the protein MGFDQQKEVDRRRTFAIISHPDAGKTTITEQLLLFGGAIRNAGTVKGKKTGNYAKSDWMDIEKQRGISVTSSVMQFDFQGKRVNILDTPGHEDFSEDTYRTLMAVDSAVMVIDSAKGIEAQTKKLFQVCRMRGIPIFTFINKLDRDGREPLDLLEELEEVLEIDSYPMNWPIGMGKGFEGLYDIYNNRIEIHRPDRFDGERFLPLNDERELEMDHPLKQQSIFSQVMEEVELLLEAGNEFSEEKIAKGELTPVFFGSALTNFGVETFLETFLQFAPKPSEHETKDGGEVSPYDKDFSGFVFKIQANMNPAHRDRIAFVRICSGSFEKGMEVKLARESKKIKLNNSTQFMADSREIVEEAVAGDIIGLYDTGTYQIGDTLFTGKDKIEFEDLPQFTPELFMKVTAKNVMKQKSFHKGLYQLVQEGAIQLYKTYLTEDYIIGAVGQLQFEVFKHRMLNEYNTELIMEPMGTKIARWIDPSQLDEKMSSSRNILAKDRFDQPLFLFENQFAMRWFADKYPEVELKTLL, from the coding sequence ATGGGATTTGATCAACAAAAAGAAGTCGATAGAAGAAGAACATTTGCTATTATTTCGCATCCGGATGCTGGTAAAACAACAATTACGGAACAGTTACTATTGTTTGGTGGTGCAATTAGAAATGCGGGAACTGTAAAAGGTAAAAAAACGGGAAACTATGCAAAATCAGACTGGATGGATATTGAAAAACAACGTGGGATTTCGGTAACAAGTTCCGTGATGCAATTTGATTTTCAAGGCAAACGCGTGAATATTTTAGATACACCAGGACATGAGGATTTCTCGGAAGATACTTATCGTACATTGATGGCAGTCGATAGTGCTGTCATGGTCATTGATAGTGCTAAAGGGATTGAAGCACAAACGAAAAAACTTTTCCAAGTATGTCGTATGCGTGGTATTCCTATTTTTACATTCATTAACAAACTAGATAGAGATGGTCGTGAGCCACTTGATTTACTAGAAGAATTAGAAGAAGTGTTAGAAATTGATTCTTATCCAATGAACTGGCCAATCGGTATGGGAAAAGGATTTGAAGGGTTATATGATATTTACAATAATCGTATCGAAATTCATCGTCCTGATCGATTTGATGGTGAAAGGTTTTTACCTCTAAATGACGAAAGAGAATTAGAAATGGATCACCCATTAAAACAACAATCTATTTTTTCACAAGTAATGGAAGAAGTTGAGTTGTTACTTGAAGCTGGAAATGAATTTTCAGAAGAAAAAATTGCTAAAGGTGAATTAACCCCAGTATTCTTTGGTTCTGCTTTGACAAACTTTGGTGTGGAAACATTTTTAGAAACATTTTTACAATTTGCACCAAAACCGAGTGAGCATGAAACAAAAGATGGTGGCGAAGTTAGTCCTTATGACAAAGACTTTTCTGGATTTGTCTTTAAAATTCAAGCAAATATGAACCCAGCTCATAGAGATAGAATTGCATTTGTTCGTATCTGTTCAGGAAGTTTTGAAAAAGGCATGGAAGTTAAGTTAGCTCGTGAATCGAAAAAAATAAAATTAAATAACTCAACCCAGTTTATGGCTGATTCTCGTGAAATCGTAGAAGAAGCAGTGGCTGGTGATATTATCGGGCTATATGATACAGGAACCTATCAAATTGGGGACACTTTGTTCACTGGTAAAGATAAGATTGAATTTGAAGATTTACCACAATTTACGCCAGAGTTATTTATGAAAGTTACGGCGAAAAACGTGATGAAACAAAAATCGTTCCACAAAGGACTTTATCAACTAGTACAAGAAGGAGCTATTCAATTATATAAAACTTATTTAACTGAGGATTATATTATTGGAGCTGTTGGACAGTTGCAGTTTGAGGTATTCAAACATCGTATGTTGAATGAGTACAATACTGAGTTAATCATGGAACCAATGGGAACAAAAATTGCTCGTTGGATTGACCCATCTCAGTTAGATGAAAAAATGAGTTCAAGTCGAAATATCTTAGCAAAAGATCGATTTGACCAACCATTATTCTTATTTGAAAACCAATTCGCGATGCGTTGGTTTGCAGATAAGTATCCAGAAGTAGAATTGAAAACATTGTTGTAA